One stretch of Janibacter limosus DNA includes these proteins:
- a CDS encoding dipeptidase, with amino-acid sequence MTTRNEPIRVLDGHNDLPWRHREVAGHDLDACDIAQPQPHLHTDLPRMREGGLAAQLWSVWVPCSMAGEEAVAATHEQIDFVGALCERYDEMVAARTAADVHAAWGEGRHAALIGMEGGHSINGSLDHLADFADRGARYMTLTHNDNTQWADSATDERVHGGLTDFGREVVARMNHLGVVVDLSHVSAETMHHALDATRLPVIFSHSGARAICDHPRNVPDDVLERIPTNGGIVMANVVPKFVNQARADASLGRTDAVPEPVATIEHVVAHFEHLREVVGIEHVGIGADYDGVDETPVGLEDVASYPRLLAALGERGWSRADLEALAHGNVLRVLEATQV; translated from the coding sequence ATGACGACGCGCAACGAGCCGATCCGGGTCCTCGACGGCCACAACGACCTGCCGTGGCGCCATCGCGAGGTGGCCGGCCACGACCTCGACGCATGCGACATCGCGCAGCCGCAGCCACACCTGCACACCGACCTGCCGCGCATGCGTGAGGGCGGACTGGCGGCGCAGCTCTGGTCGGTCTGGGTGCCGTGCTCCATGGCGGGAGAGGAGGCGGTCGCGGCGACCCACGAGCAGATCGACTTCGTGGGCGCGCTCTGCGAGCGCTACGACGAGATGGTCGCGGCCCGCACCGCCGCGGACGTGCACGCCGCCTGGGGCGAAGGGAGGCACGCCGCCCTCATCGGGATGGAGGGCGGGCACTCGATCAACGGGTCGCTGGACCACCTGGCCGACTTCGCGGACCGTGGTGCGAGGTACATGACGCTGACGCACAACGACAACACGCAGTGGGCGGACTCAGCGACCGACGAGCGGGTCCACGGCGGCCTGACGGACTTCGGTCGCGAGGTCGTCGCCCGGATGAACCACCTGGGTGTCGTGGTCGACCTCTCCCACGTGAGCGCCGAGACCATGCACCACGCGCTCGACGCGACGCGGCTCCCGGTGATATTCAGCCACTCCGGCGCGCGCGCGATCTGCGACCACCCGCGCAATGTGCCCGACGACGTCCTCGAGCGGATACCAACCAACGGCGGGATCGTCATGGCCAACGTGGTGCCCAAGTTCGTCAACCAGGCTCGTGCCGATGCGTCGCTCGGGCGCACCGATGCCGTCCCGGAGCCGGTCGCGACGATCGAGCACGTCGTGGCGCACTTCGAGCACCTGCGCGAGGTCGTGGGGATCGAGCACGTGGGGATCGGGGCCGACTACGACGGCGTCGACGAGACGCCGGTCGGGCTGGAGGATGTCGCGAGCTATCCGCGGCTGCTCGCCGCACTGGGGGAGCGGGGCTGGTCCCGGGCCGACCTCGAGGCCCTCGCACACGGCAACGTGCTGCGGGTCCTCGAGGCGACGCAGGTCTGA
- a CDS encoding antitoxin, with amino-acid sequence MAKFKNAALMLTAGETARQWAKNNPEKASDYVDKATSFIDQRTKGKYRKQLAGLSQTVKKNLAGDTIKGSAVRGETPDAPRTSQKPFPDLRA; translated from the coding sequence ATGGCCAAGTTCAAGAACGCCGCCCTGATGCTCACCGCCGGCGAGACCGCCCGCCAGTGGGCGAAGAACAACCCCGAGAAGGCCAGCGACTACGTCGACAAGGCCACGAGCTTCATCGACCAGCGCACCAAGGGCAAGTACCGCAAGCAGCTCGCTGGGCTCTCCCAGACCGTGAAGAAGAACCTCGCCGGCGACACCATCAAGGGCTCGGCGGTCCGCGGCGAGACCCCCGACGCACCCCGAACCTCGCAGAAGCCCTTCCCCGACCTGCGCGCCTGA
- a CDS encoding DHA2 family efflux MFS transporter permease subunit: MSTTVHDSPPQEYPEKIDAAVLKVAGVVVLGAIMSILDITVVNVALPHFQTDLATGPEPLQYSTVAWTVTAYTLALATVIPLTGWAADRFGTKRLYLAAIAFFVAGSVLCAFAPSIQMLIGARVLQGLGGGMLMPLGMTIMTRAAGPQRIGRLMAILGVPMLLGPIGGPILGGWLIDNAHWLGRPSWTWIFLINLPIGIAALVYAWIVLPKDDTHPSESLDVIGLLLMSPGLALFLYGVSSIPEAGTVNSPKVYGTALAGLALIIAFGWWSMRPKHPLLDLRLLANRQFSVAALTMFLFAAAFFGGLLLMPTYFQQVRGESTTMAGVLMIPQGLGALITMPIAGMLVDKYPVGRIVPVGIALITGGMFAFTQLSADSSYWGFVIPALFVMGLGMGATMMPLMTSSLKALTDHQVARGSTLLNITQQVASSFGVAIASVVLTRGFENRPLIGQAQAFGEESSKVSDPNAIQQLLAKFPEVAQILGQYASDPAAGAQALMHAVRMDMADAFAATYWVSAFMCLATLVVAAFLPRKQEKSHLLDDEPQDSAPVLMH; this comes from the coding sequence GTGTCCACGACCGTCCACGACTCCCCGCCACAGGAGTACCCCGAAAAGATCGACGCCGCCGTGCTCAAGGTGGCCGGCGTCGTCGTCCTCGGCGCGATCATGTCGATCCTCGACATCACCGTCGTCAACGTCGCCCTCCCCCACTTCCAGACGGACCTGGCCACGGGCCCCGAGCCGCTGCAGTACTCCACCGTCGCGTGGACGGTCACCGCCTACACCCTGGCGCTCGCGACCGTCATCCCGCTGACCGGCTGGGCGGCCGACCGCTTCGGCACCAAGCGCCTCTACCTGGCGGCCATCGCCTTCTTCGTCGCCGGCTCCGTGCTGTGCGCCTTCGCCCCGTCGATCCAGATGCTCATCGGCGCGCGCGTCCTGCAGGGCCTCGGTGGCGGCATGCTCATGCCGCTCGGCATGACGATCATGACCCGCGCGGCCGGCCCGCAGCGCATCGGTCGCCTCATGGCGATCCTCGGTGTCCCGATGCTCCTGGGCCCCATCGGTGGACCGATCCTCGGCGGCTGGCTCATCGACAACGCCCACTGGCTGGGTCGCCCGAGCTGGACCTGGATCTTCCTGATCAACCTGCCGATCGGCATCGCCGCCCTCGTCTACGCCTGGATCGTCCTGCCCAAGGACGACACCCACCCCAGCGAGTCGCTGGACGTCATCGGCCTGCTCCTCATGTCGCCCGGTCTGGCGCTCTTCCTCTACGGCGTCTCCTCGATCCCCGAGGCGGGCACCGTCAACTCGCCCAAGGTCTACGGCACCGCCCTCGCCGGTCTCGCGCTGATCATCGCCTTCGGCTGGTGGTCGATGCGGCCCAAGCACCCGCTGCTCGACCTGCGTCTGCTCGCCAACCGGCAGTTCTCCGTCGCGGCCCTGACGATGTTCCTCTTCGCCGCGGCCTTCTTCGGTGGCCTGCTGCTCATGCCGACCTACTTCCAGCAGGTGCGCGGTGAGTCCACGACCATGGCAGGTGTGCTGATGATCCCGCAGGGGCTCGGCGCCCTCATCACCATGCCGATCGCCGGCATGCTCGTCGACAAGTACCCCGTCGGTCGCATCGTGCCCGTCGGCATCGCGCTGATCACGGGTGGCATGTTCGCCTTCACCCAGCTCTCGGCGGACTCCAGCTACTGGGGCTTCGTCATCCCGGCGCTCTTCGTCATGGGTCTGGGCATGGGCGCGACGATGATGCCGCTGATGACCAGCTCGCTCAAGGCGCTGACCGACCACCAGGTCGCCCGCGGCTCGACCCTGCTCAACATCACCCAGCAGGTGGCCAGCTCCTTCGGTGTCGCCATCGCCTCGGTCGTCCTGACGCGTGGCTTCGAGAACCGCCCGCTCATCGGGCAGGCACAGGCCTTCGGCGAGGAGAGCAGCAAGGTCTCCGACCCCAACGCGATCCAGCAGCTCCTCGCGAAGTTCCCCGAGGTCGCCCAGATCCTCGGCCAGTACGCCAGCGACCCGGCGGCCGGCGCGCAGGCGCTCATGCACGCCGTCCGCATGGACATGGCCGATGCCTTCGCCGCGACCTACTGGGTCTCCGCCTTCATGTGCCTCGCGACCCTCGTCGTGGCGGCCTTCCTCCCGCGCAAGCAGGAGAAGAGCCACCTGCTGGACGACGAGCCGCAGGACAGCGCTCCGGTGCTCATGCACTGA
- a CDS encoding GuaB3 family IMP dehydrogenase-related protein, with amino-acid sequence MNEIEIGRGKRGRRAYSFDDIAVLPSRRTRDPEEVSLDWQIDAYHFEMPVIAAPMDSVMSPTTAVAFGEAGGLPVLDLEGLWTRYSDPEPLLAEIASLDPVVATSRMQEIYAAPIQPELITERLRGLRAAGVTVAGALSPQNTQQHWRTVVDAGVDLFVIRGTTVSAEHVSSRSEPLNLKRFIYELDVPVIVGGAASYTAALHLMRTGAAGVLVGFGGGAAHTTRQALGIHAPMASAVADVAAARRDYLDESGGRYVHVIADGGLGTSGDIVKAVACGADAVMLGAALARAADAPGRGYHWGAEAHHPELPRGSRVEVGSVAPLQEVLFGPSKVADGTTNLIGALRRAMATTGYTEVKELQRIEVVVAPHQPS; translated from the coding sequence GTGAATGAGATCGAGATCGGCCGAGGCAAGCGTGGCCGCAGGGCCTACTCCTTCGACGACATCGCGGTGCTGCCGAGTCGGCGCACGCGCGACCCCGAGGAGGTCTCGCTCGACTGGCAGATCGACGCCTACCACTTCGAGATGCCGGTCATCGCCGCCCCGATGGACTCCGTGATGTCGCCGACGACGGCTGTCGCCTTCGGCGAGGCAGGCGGCCTTCCGGTCCTCGACCTCGAGGGGCTGTGGACGCGCTACTCCGACCCGGAGCCGCTGCTCGCCGAGATCGCCTCGCTCGACCCGGTCGTCGCCACCTCCCGGATGCAGGAGATCTACGCCGCCCCGATCCAGCCCGAGCTGATCACCGAGCGGCTGCGCGGGCTGCGCGCCGCGGGCGTGACCGTCGCGGGCGCCCTCAGCCCGCAGAACACCCAGCAGCACTGGAGGACCGTGGTCGACGCGGGGGTCGACCTCTTCGTGATCCGCGGCACGACCGTCTCGGCCGAGCACGTGAGCAGCCGCAGCGAGCCGCTGAACCTCAAGCGCTTCATCTACGAGCTCGACGTCCCCGTCATCGTCGGTGGCGCGGCCAGCTACACGGCGGCCCTCCACCTCATGCGCACCGGCGCGGCCGGCGTCCTCGTCGGCTTCGGCGGGGGAGCGGCCCACACGACCCGCCAGGCCCTGGGCATCCACGCACCGATGGCCAGCGCCGTCGCCGATGTCGCCGCCGCCCGACGCGACTACCTCGACGAGTCCGGTGGCCGCTACGTCCACGTCATCGCGGACGGTGGTCTCGGTACGAGCGGCGACATCGTCAAGGCCGTCGCCTGCGGCGCCGACGCCGTCATGCTCGGTGCTGCCCTCGCCCGCGCCGCCGACGCCCCGGGCCGCGGCTACCACTGGGGTGCCGAGGCGCACCACCCGGAGCTTCCGCGCGGGTCGCGGGTCGAGGTCGGCTCGGTCGCGCCCCTGCAGGAGGTCCTCTTCGGACCGAGCAAGGTGGCCGACGGCACGACCAACCTCATCGGCGCGCTGCGTCGTGCCATGGCGACCACCGGTTACACCGAGGTCAAGGAGCTGCAGCGCATCGAGGTCGTCGTCGCGCCGCACCAGCCGAGCTGA
- a CDS encoding succinic semialdehyde dehydrogenase, with the protein MTSEIIADPELDPTATYAVDPGRARRYAGRVVASPTAETFTRTSPLTGGPIATLPLSRAEDVTRAVAAARAAQVRWAATSFDERRRILLRFHDLVLAKQVELLDLIQIESGKVRKQAFEEVLDTALAARYYARTAEGHLKPRRVAGAYPVLTQTRVLHHPKGVVGIVSPWNYPLSLAITDALPALMAGNAVVLRPDQQGSITALAGVELLREAGLPEGVFQVVLGAGREAGQAVVDQTDYVCYTGSTPTGRRVAQSAAARLVSFSMELGGKNSVYIADDADLGRAVEGAVRACFSSAGQLCISTERVVVHEAIADEFIPRFVAAVEAMTLGTALEYGYDMGSLVSQAQLDTVTEHVEDAKAKGATVLTGGRRRPEVGPFVYEPTVLEGVTAAMTCRDEETFGPLVSIYRVADDNAAIALVNDTQYGLNSSVWTRDVQRGRQIAARIQTGTVNINECYAAAWASMGAPMGGMKDSGMGRRHGAEGILKYTEAQTVAAQYLVPIAPAFGMSDKAHAAALTLSLRAMKIVGMK; encoded by the coding sequence ATGACCTCGGAGATCATCGCTGACCCAGAGCTGGACCCCACGGCCACCTACGCGGTCGACCCCGGGCGCGCCCGGCGCTATGCCGGTCGGGTGGTCGCCTCCCCGACCGCAGAGACCTTCACCCGCACCTCGCCGCTCACCGGCGGTCCGATCGCGACCCTGCCGCTGTCGCGCGCCGAGGACGTCACGCGGGCCGTGGCCGCTGCCCGTGCCGCCCAGGTCCGGTGGGCCGCCACCTCCTTCGACGAGCGTCGTCGCATCCTGCTCCGCTTCCACGACCTCGTGCTGGCCAAGCAGGTCGAGCTGCTCGACCTGATCCAGATCGAGTCGGGCAAGGTGCGCAAGCAGGCCTTCGAGGAGGTCCTCGACACCGCGCTCGCGGCCCGCTACTACGCCCGCACGGCGGAGGGGCACCTCAAGCCGCGCCGGGTCGCCGGTGCCTACCCGGTCCTGACGCAGACGCGCGTCCTGCACCACCCCAAGGGCGTCGTGGGCATCGTCTCCCCGTGGAACTACCCGCTCAGCCTGGCGATCACCGACGCACTGCCCGCCCTCATGGCCGGCAACGCCGTCGTCCTGCGTCCCGACCAGCAGGGCTCGATCACCGCACTCGCCGGCGTCGAGCTGCTCCGCGAGGCGGGGCTGCCCGAGGGTGTCTTCCAGGTGGTGCTCGGGGCCGGGCGCGAGGCCGGCCAGGCGGTCGTCGACCAGACGGACTACGTCTGCTACACCGGATCGACCCCCACGGGCCGCCGGGTCGCCCAGTCGGCCGCCGCGCGACTCGTGTCCTTCAGCATGGAGCTCGGTGGCAAGAACTCCGTCTACATCGCCGACGACGCGGATCTCGGCCGGGCGGTCGAGGGCGCCGTGCGGGCGTGCTTCTCCAGCGCCGGACAGCTGTGCATCTCCACCGAGCGGGTCGTCGTCCACGAGGCGATCGCCGACGAGTTCATCCCGAGGTTCGTCGCGGCGGTCGAGGCGATGACCCTCGGCACGGCTCTCGAGTACGGCTACGACATGGGCTCCCTGGTCAGCCAGGCCCAGCTCGACACCGTCACCGAGCACGTCGAGGACGCCAAGGCCAAGGGCGCCACCGTGCTCACCGGTGGCCGGCGCCGCCCCGAGGTCGGGCCCTTCGTCTACGAGCCGACGGTCCTCGAGGGCGTGACCGCGGCCATGACCTGCCGCGACGAGGAGACCTTCGGCCCGCTCGTGTCGATCTACCGCGTCGCCGACGACAACGCCGCGATCGCGCTCGTCAACGACACCCAGTACGGCCTCAACTCGTCGGTGTGGACCCGCGACGTGCAGCGAGGCCGCCAGATCGCTGCCCGGATCCAGACCGGGACCGTCAACATCAACGAGTGCTACGCGGCCGCATGGGCGTCGATGGGCGCACCGATGGGCGGGATGAAGGACTCCGGGATGGGTCGTCGCCACGGTGCCGAGGGCATCCTGAAGTACACCGAGGCCCAGACCGTCGCCGCCCAGTACCTCGTGCCGATCGCGCCCGCCTTCGGGATGAGCGACAAGGCGCACGCAGCGGCACTGACACTCAGCCTGCGGGCCATGAAGATCGTGGGTATGAAGTGA
- a CDS encoding FAD-dependent oxidoreductase produces MNDDHAVDTTVDTDVLVIGSGFGGSVAALRLSEKGYRVTVLEAGRRFADSDFAETSWDLKNFLWAPKLGCYGIQRIHLLKDVMVLAGAGVGGGSLNYANTLYVPPEVFFKDRQWGHITDWQAELLPHYDMASTMLGVVTNPCESVVEDAMRDAAAEMGVPETFRKTPVGVLFGEDGSAQEQGRTIEDPYFGGAGPTRTTCTECGNCMVGCRVGAKNTLVKNYLALAEGLGTQIVPMRTVTRVGVVPGTEGPGEVYRVRHEATDALGDKSARVTTAHKVVVAAGAWGTQNLLHAMKADGELAGISDRLGELTRTNSEALVGALASTPPEGEYDLTKGVAITSSFHPDAATHIENVRYGKGSDAMGMLTTLLAPPRTGRTPRFVKLIADLPRNLPALKAWFPPGTHFADSTVIGLVMQSLDNSLTTYLTDGRGGRRRLTSKQGHGEENPTYIKAGHDGIKVLADKLSARLGQPFHPGGTWSEAFDIPLTAHFLGGAAISDSPATGVIDPYQRLWGHPGISVVDGSAVSANLGVNPSLTITAQSERTFSMWPNTGDGDVRPAQGDAYRRVEPIAARRPAVREFTHTSSKVSLPMPAVRHGVSS; encoded by the coding sequence GTGAACGACGACCACGCGGTCGACACGACGGTCGACACCGACGTCCTCGTCATCGGGTCCGGCTTCGGAGGCTCCGTCGCCGCCCTTCGCCTGTCGGAGAAGGGCTATCGCGTCACCGTCCTCGAGGCAGGTCGACGGTTCGCGGACTCCGACTTCGCCGAGACCAGCTGGGACCTGAAGAACTTCCTGTGGGCGCCCAAGCTCGGGTGCTACGGGATCCAGCGGATCCACCTGCTCAAGGACGTCATGGTCCTGGCCGGTGCGGGTGTCGGGGGAGGCTCGCTGAACTACGCCAACACCCTCTACGTCCCGCCGGAGGTCTTCTTCAAGGACCGGCAGTGGGGGCACATCACCGACTGGCAGGCCGAGCTGCTGCCGCACTACGACATGGCCAGCACCATGCTCGGTGTCGTCACCAACCCGTGCGAGTCGGTCGTCGAGGACGCCATGCGCGACGCGGCCGCAGAGATGGGCGTGCCGGAGACCTTCCGCAAGACGCCCGTCGGGGTGCTCTTCGGGGAGGACGGCTCTGCCCAGGAGCAGGGCCGAACCATCGAGGACCCCTACTTCGGTGGCGCCGGCCCCACGCGCACCACGTGCACCGAGTGCGGCAACTGCATGGTGGGGTGCCGCGTCGGTGCCAAGAACACGCTCGTCAAGAACTACCTCGCCCTGGCCGAGGGGCTGGGCACCCAGATCGTGCCCATGCGCACCGTCACCCGGGTCGGTGTGGTCCCGGGGACCGAGGGACCCGGCGAGGTCTACCGGGTGCGCCACGAAGCCACGGATGCACTGGGGGACAAGAGCGCTCGCGTCACCACGGCACACAAGGTGGTCGTGGCGGCCGGCGCCTGGGGCACGCAGAACCTCCTGCACGCGATGAAGGCCGACGGCGAGCTCGCCGGGATCAGCGATCGGCTCGGTGAGCTGACGCGCACCAACTCCGAGGCCCTCGTGGGCGCGCTCGCCTCGACGCCTCCTGAGGGTGAGTACGACCTGACGAAGGGAGTGGCCATCACCTCCTCCTTCCACCCGGATGCGGCCACCCACATCGAGAACGTCCGGTACGGCAAGGGCTCGGATGCCATGGGCATGCTCACCACGCTGCTCGCGCCGCCGAGGACGGGCAGGACCCCGCGCTTCGTCAAGCTCATCGCCGACCTGCCGCGCAACCTCCCGGCGCTCAAGGCGTGGTTCCCCCCGGGCACCCACTTCGCCGACAGCACGGTCATCGGTCTGGTGATGCAGTCCCTGGACAACTCGCTGACGACCTACCTGACGGACGGGCGTGGCGGTCGTCGCCGGCTCACCTCCAAGCAGGGACACGGCGAGGAGAACCCCACCTACATCAAGGCCGGTCATGACGGCATCAAGGTCCTCGCCGACAAGCTCTCAGCGCGGCTCGGTCAGCCCTTCCACCCGGGTGGCACGTGGAGCGAGGCCTTCGACATCCCGCTCACCGCGCACTTCCTCGGGGGCGCCGCGATCAGTGACTCGCCCGCCACGGGTGTCATCGACCCCTACCAGCGGCTGTGGGGTCACCCCGGCATCAGCGTGGTCGACGGGTCGGCCGTCTCGGCCAACCTCGGCGTCAACCCGTCGCTGACGATCACGGCGCAGTCGGAGCGGACCTTCTCGATGTGGCCCAACACCGGCGACGGCGATGTGCGCCCGGCGCAGGGCGATGCCTACCGTCGGGTCGAGCCGATCGCGGCGCGTCGACCGGCCGTGCGCGAGTTCACCCACACCAGCTCCAAGGTGTCCCTGCCCATGCCCGCCGTCCGCCACGGGGTGTCGTCCTGA
- a CDS encoding SURF1 family protein translates to MLRTALRPRFLWLLVVALLIAVLGIIAGRWQWSVARDVARADAVRAVQERPVRPLTDVVAPHATFPDEGSGQQVSTRGEYTGDPLVVVNRRFDDAKVSWVLDRFVVDGTGANLVVVRGWIPAGEDPPSAPDGTVDLVGSLAPPEPPDQSGGSADGELTSVDIAQLVNVWDGDIYNGFVFAISEDGSASADGLERVPPPLPDTSLQFRNVMYAGQWWLFSAFALWMWIKMVRQAARADQDEAEESAKSMEEST, encoded by the coding sequence GTGCTCCGGACTGCCCTTCGACCCCGCTTCCTGTGGCTGCTCGTGGTGGCCCTCCTCATCGCGGTCCTCGGGATCATAGCCGGACGCTGGCAGTGGTCCGTGGCCCGTGACGTGGCGAGGGCCGACGCGGTGCGCGCGGTCCAGGAGCGGCCGGTCCGCCCGCTGACCGACGTGGTCGCGCCGCACGCGACCTTCCCCGACGAGGGGTCGGGCCAGCAGGTGTCGACGCGGGGTGAGTACACCGGCGACCCGCTGGTCGTGGTCAACCGCCGCTTCGACGACGCCAAGGTCAGCTGGGTGCTCGACCGCTTCGTCGTGGACGGTACGGGGGCCAACCTCGTGGTCGTCCGTGGGTGGATACCCGCCGGGGAGGACCCCCCTTCGGCCCCTGACGGAACCGTGGACCTCGTCGGCTCGTTGGCACCACCGGAGCCACCTGACCAGTCGGGTGGCTCCGCAGACGGTGAGCTGACCTCGGTCGACATCGCCCAGCTGGTCAACGTGTGGGACGGCGACATCTACAACGGTTTTGTCTTCGCGATCAGCGAGGACGGCTCCGCGAGCGCGGACGGGCTCGAGCGGGTCCCGCCGCCGCTGCCGGACACCTCGCTGCAGTTCCGCAATGTCATGTACGCGGGCCAGTGGTGGCTGTTCTCGGCCTTCGCGCTGTGGATGTGGATCAAGATGGTGCGCCAGGCCGCGCGCGCCGATCAGGACGAGGCGGAGGAGTCTGCCAAGAGCATGGAGGAGAGCACGTGA
- a CDS encoding DUF3817 domain-containing protein, translating to MSNDETKGATTADPRTIGTALGMFRVTAILAGLAMFVLIVEMVLKYAMSNDALAWWSPVHGLIFMAFAVATANLGFKIGWPVGRMVLTILLACIPFVAFVEERRVVREVTPLTT from the coding sequence GTGAGCAACGACGAGACCAAGGGCGCGACGACCGCCGACCCGAGGACGATCGGGACGGCCCTGGGCATGTTCCGCGTGACCGCGATCCTCGCGGGCCTGGCGATGTTCGTCCTCATCGTCGAGATGGTCCTCAAGTACGCGATGAGCAACGACGCCCTCGCCTGGTGGTCGCCGGTCCACGGACTGATCTTCATGGCCTTCGCCGTCGCGACCGCCAACCTCGGCTTCAAGATCGGCTGGCCGGTGGGCCGGATGGTCCTGACCATCCTGCTGGCGTGCATCCCCTTCGTCGCCTTCGTCGAGGAGCGCCGCGTCGTCCGCGAGGTCACCCCGCTCACCACCTGA
- the guaA gene encoding glutamine-hydrolyzing GMP synthase: MTDSLKTSPVLVVDYGAQYAQLIARRVREAKIYSEVVPHTMSVADILAKDPAAVILSGGPSSVYADDAPGLDVALLEAGVPVFGMCYGFQAMVKALGGTVERTGLREYGSTRAQVSDRESTLFNGQPAEQSVWMSHGDSVTEAPAGMRVTASTSGAPVAAFEDDERRLYGVQWHPEVMHSTFGQPVLENFLVRGAGLTPDWTADNVIDEQVALIKETVGQDRVLCALSGGVDSSVAAALVQRAVGDQLTCVFVDHGLLRQGEAEQVEQEFVDATGVNLVVVDAKERFLGALAGVTDPEEKRKIIGREFIRVFEQSARDVVGDGADDGHPVKWLVQGTLYPDVVESGGGTGAANIKSHHNVGGLPDDLQFKLIEPLRALFKDEVRQVGRELGVPDAIVDRQPFPGPGLGIRIIGEVTETNLDILRRADAIAREELTAAGLDKEIWQCPVVLLADVRSVGVQGDGRTYGHPIVLRPVSSEDAMTADWTRVPGDVLAQISNRITNEVEEVNRVVLDVTSKPPGTIEWE; this comes from the coding sequence GTGACGGATTCGCTCAAGACCTCCCCGGTTCTCGTCGTCGACTACGGCGCCCAGTACGCCCAGCTCATCGCCCGACGGGTGCGTGAGGCCAAGATCTACAGCGAGGTCGTGCCGCACACGATGTCGGTGGCGGACATCCTCGCCAAGGACCCGGCCGCGGTGATCCTCTCCGGCGGCCCCTCGTCGGTGTACGCCGACGACGCTCCCGGGCTCGACGTCGCGCTGCTCGAGGCCGGCGTCCCGGTCTTCGGCATGTGCTACGGCTTCCAGGCGATGGTCAAGGCCCTCGGCGGGACCGTGGAGCGGACCGGCCTGCGCGAGTACGGCTCCACCCGGGCGCAGGTCAGCGACCGCGAGTCCACGCTCTTCAACGGACAGCCCGCCGAGCAGTCGGTCTGGATGAGCCACGGCGACTCCGTCACCGAGGCACCCGCAGGCATGCGGGTCACCGCGAGCACGTCCGGTGCCCCGGTCGCGGCCTTCGAGGACGACGAGCGTCGGCTCTACGGCGTGCAGTGGCACCCCGAGGTCATGCACTCGACCTTCGGCCAGCCCGTGCTCGAGAACTTCCTCGTCCGCGGCGCCGGACTCACACCCGACTGGACCGCTGACAATGTCATCGACGAGCAGGTCGCCCTGATCAAGGAGACCGTCGGCCAGGACCGCGTGCTGTGCGCGCTGTCCGGCGGCGTCGACTCCTCCGTCGCCGCAGCGCTCGTGCAGCGCGCTGTCGGCGACCAGCTGACCTGTGTCTTCGTCGACCACGGCCTGCTGCGCCAGGGCGAGGCCGAGCAGGTCGAGCAGGAGTTCGTCGACGCGACCGGCGTCAACCTCGTGGTCGTCGACGCCAAGGAGCGCTTCCTCGGCGCGCTCGCCGGCGTCACCGACCCGGAGGAGAAGCGCAAGATCATCGGTCGCGAGTTCATCCGCGTCTTCGAGCAGTCGGCGCGCGATGTCGTCGGCGACGGTGCCGACGACGGCCACCCGGTCAAGTGGCTCGTGCAGGGCACGCTCTACCCGGACGTCGTCGAGTCCGGCGGCGGCACCGGCGCGGCCAACATCAAGTCGCACCACAACGTCGGGGGCCTGCCCGATGACCTGCAGTTCAAGCTCATCGAGCCGCTGCGCGCCCTCTTCAAGGACGAGGTTCGCCAGGTCGGTCGCGAGCTCGGTGTGCCCGACGCGATCGTCGACCGTCAGCCCTTCCCCGGTCCCGGTCTGGGGATCCGGATCATCGGTGAGGTCACCGAGACCAACCTCGACATCCTGCGCCGGGCCGACGCGATCGCTCGTGAGGAGCTGACCGCAGCCGGTCTGGACAAGGAGATCTGGCAGTGCCCGGTCGTCCTGCTCGCCGACGTGCGCTCGGTGGGGGTCCAGGGCGACGGTCGCACCTACGGTCACCCGATCGTGCTGCGCCCGGTCTCCTCCGAGGACGCGATGACCGCCGACTGGACCCGCGTGCCGGGCGACGTCCTCGCGCAGATCTCCAATCGCATCACCAACGAGGTCGAAGAGGTCAACCGCGTGGTGCTCGACGTGACGAGCAAGCCGCCGGGCACCATCGAGTGGGAGTGA